The Hevea brasiliensis isolate MT/VB/25A 57/8 chromosome 1, ASM3005281v1, whole genome shotgun sequence genome has a window encoding:
- the LOC110649272 gene encoding LOW QUALITY PROTEIN: ABC transporter G family member 29 (The sequence of the model RefSeq protein was modified relative to this genomic sequence to represent the inferred CDS: substituted 1 base at 1 genomic stop codon), producing the protein MQNRDDVEKLARASSRRASHNMSRSISRSFSRSMEDVFSGGRHSRRSSRHAEEDEEALKWAAIEKLPTYDRLRTTIMKSFVENELQGTKMVHKEVDVSKLDMNDRQTFIDMLFKVAEEDNEKFLRKFRQRIDKVGIRLPTVEVRFENLTVEADCQIGSRALPTLPNVARNIAESAIGMLGINMSKRTKLTILKDVSGILKPSRMTLLLGPPSSGKTTLLLALAGKLDPNLKVSGDITYNGYKLNEFVPRKTSAYISQNDVHVGVMTVKETLDFSARCQGVGTRYDLLTELARREKDAGIFPEAEVDLFMKATAMKGAESNLFTDYTLKLLGLDICKDTIVGDEMLRGISGGQKKRVTTGEMIVGPTKTLFMDEISTGLDSSTTFQIVKCMQQIVHLTEATVLMSLLQPAPETFELFDDVILLSEGRIVYQGPRQQILEFFESCGFRCPERKGTADFLQEVTSKKDQEQYWAAKYKPYRYISVPEFAERFKKFHVGMHLENDLSVPFDKSRGHRAALAFTKYSVPKMDLLKACWDKEWLLIKRNSVVFVSKTVQIIIVAIIASTVFIKPRMHTGNEADGSLYVGALLFTMIINMFNGFAELSLMISRLPVFYKQRDLLFHPPWAFTLPTFLLTLPMSIIESIVWVCITYYSIGFAPEASRFFKHLLLVFLTQQMAAGLFRLIAGFCRTMIIANTGGVLILLLIFLLGGFIIPKGQIPNWWEWAYWISPLSYGYNAFAVNELYAPRWMNRLASDNSTRLGIAMLESIDVFRDKNWYWIGAAALIGFAVLFNILFTFALMYLTPPGNKQAIISEESAKEMEGEEDSKGQPRLRMSKSNHHSLSSADGNNPREMAIRKMSSRSNPNGLSRNADSSLEGANGFAPKRGMVLPFTPLAMSFNSVNYYVDMPAEMKQQGVPEDRLQLLREVTGAFRPGVLTALMGVSGAGKTTLMDVLAGRKTGGYIEGDIRISGFPKKQETFARISGYXEQNDIHSPQVTVRESLIYSAFLRLPKEVSKEEKMIFVDEVMELVELDNLKDAIVGLPGLTGLSTEQRKRLTIAVELVANPSIIFMDEPTSGLDARAAAIVMRTVRNTVDTGRTVVCTIHQPSIDIFEAFDELLLMKRGGQVIYSGPLGRNSHKIIEYFEEIPGVPKIKDKYNPATWMLEVSSVAAEVRLGIDFAEHYKSSSLYQRNKALVKELSTPPAGAKDLYFASQYSQSPWGQFKSCLWKQWWTYWRSPDYNLVRYFFTLAAALMVGTIFWKVGTKKDTTTDLRMIIGAMYAAVLFIGINNCSTVQPVIAVERSVFYRERAAGMYSALPYALAQVICEIPYVLVQTTYYTVIVYAMVAFEWTAAKFFWFFFISFFSFLYFTYYGMMTVSVSPNLQVASIFAATFYALFNLFSGFFIPRPRIPKWWVWYYWICPVAWTVYGLIVSQYKDAEDTITVPGLSPNPSIKSYIQDYYGYDPDFMGPVAAVLVGFTVFFAFVYAYAIRTLNFQTR; encoded by the exons ATGCAAAACAGGGATGATGTAGAGAAACTGGCAAGAGCTTCGAGTAGACGAGCAAGCCACAACATGAGCAGAAGCATAAGCAGGAGCTTTAGCAGGAGCATGGAAGATGTATTTTCAGGTGGCAGGCACTCTAGGAGAAGTAGCCGCCATgctgaagaagatgaagaagcccTAAAATGGGCTGCGATAGAGAAGCTACCAACATATGATAGGTTGAGAACAACTATCATGAAATCTTTCGTTGAGAATGAGCTCCAAGGAACCAAGATGGTTCATAAAGAAGTTGATGTCAGCAAGCTTGATATGAATGATAGGCAGACGTTCATCGATATGCTTTTTAAGGTTGCAGAGGAAGATAATGAGAAGTTCTTGAGAAAATTTAGACAGAGAATTGATAA GGTTGGAATCCGACTTCCAACAGTGGAAGTTAGGTTTGAGAATTTAACTGTAGAAGCTGATTGCCAAATTGGCAGCAGAGCTCTTCCTACTCTTCCAAATGTTGCCAGAAACATTGCAGAGTCAGCCATTGGCATGCTTGGGATTAATATGTCTAAGAGAACAAAGCTCACAATTCTTAAAGATGTTTCTGGGATTCTAAAGCCATCAAG gaTGACTCTATTATTAGGTCCACCATCCTCTGGGAAAACAACCCTTTTGTTAGCTTTGGCCGGAAAGTTGGACCCAAATCTTAAG GTTAGTGGAGATATAACGTATAATGGGTATAAGTTAAATGAATTTGTGCCTCGAAAGACATCTGCATACATTAGCCAAAATGATGTTCATGTTGGAGTAATGACAGtgaaagaaaccttagatttctCAGCAAGGTGTCAAGGAGTTGGGACTCGATATG ATCTCCTGACTGAGCTTGCAAGAAGAGAAAAGGATGCAGGAATATTCCCAGAGGCAGAAGTAGATCTTTTCATGaag GCAACTGCAATGAAAGGAGCTGAGAGCAATCTCTTTACCGACTACACTCTCAAA CTGCTGGGGCTTGATATCTGCAAGGACACCATTGTAGGAGATGAAATGCTTCGAGGGATATCTGGTGGACAGAAAAAGAGAGTAACAACAG GAGAGATGATTGTTGGGCCCACAAAAACACTATTCATGGACGAGATATCAACGGGTCTAGATAGCTCCACAACATTTCAGATAGTGAAGTGCATGCAGCAGATTGTGCACCTTACTGAGGCCACTGTGTTGATGTCCCTACTACAGCCTGCACCTGAGACATTTGAACTGTTTGATGATGTTATCCTCTTGTCAGAAGGCCGTATAGTCTACCAGGGCCCACGACAGCAAATTCTTGAATTCTTTGAGAGCTGTGGGTTCCGCTGCCCTGAGAGAAAAGGGACTGCTGATTTCTTGCAAGAG GTTACATCAAAGAAAGACCAAGAACAATACTGGGCTGCCAAATATAAGCCATACAGATATATTTCAGTCCCTGAATTTGCAGAAAGGTTCAAGAAGTTCCATGTGGGCATGCACCTAGAGAACGACCTTTCCGTGCCATTTGACAAGTCACGGGGCCATAGAGCAGCTCTAGCATTCACAAAATATTCAGTTCCAAAAATGGACCTACTCAAGGCCTGCTGGGATAAGGAATGGTTACTGATTAAGAGAAATTCTGTGGTTTTTGTCTCCAAGACTGTCCAAATTATTATTGTTGCAATTATAGCATCTACAGTGTTTATAAAGCCCAGAATGCATACAGGGAATGAAGCAGATGGATCACTATATGTTGGAGCACTTCTGTTTACTATGATCATTAACATGTTTAATGGTTTTGCTGAGCTTTCTCTGATGATCTCAAGGCTTCCAGTGTTTTACAAGCAAAGAGACCTTCTGTTCCACCCACCTTGGGCTTTCACTCTCCCAACTTTCCTGCTTACATTGCCCATGTCCATAATAGAGTCTATTGTTTGGGTGTGTATCACTTATTACTCCATTGGATTTGCTCCTGAAGCAAGCAG GTTTTTTAAGCATCTGCTACTGGTATTCCTGACCCAACAAATGGCTGCTGGTCTCTTCCGACTTATTGCTGGATTTTGCAGAACTATGATTATTGCCAACACTGGTGGGGTGCTCATTCTCCTCCTCATTTTCTTACTTGGAGGCTTCATCATACCTAAAG GACAAATTCCAAACTGGTGGGAGTGGGCTTATTGGATTTCACCTTTGTCTTATGGTTACAATGCCTTTGCTGTAAATGAATTGTATGCTCCAAGATGGATGAACAGACTG GCTTCAGACAATAGTACAAGATTAGGCATAGCAATGCTTGAGAGCATCGATGTTTTCCGCGACAAGAACTGGTATTGGATTGGTGCAGCTGCTCTTATAGGATTTGCAGTTCTTTTCAATATCCTCTTCACCTTTGCTCTCATGTACTTGACCC CTCCTGGAAATAAACAAGCAATAATCTCTGAGGAATCAGCAAAAGAAATGGAGGGTGAGGAAGACTCGAAGGGTCAACCAAGACTAAGAATGTCCAAGTCAAACCATCACTCTTTATCTTCTGCTGATGGAAACAATCCAA GGGAAATGGCAATTCGGAAGATGAGCAGCAGATCCAATCCCAATGGATTAAGTAGAAATGCAGATTCATCTCTTGAGGGAGCTAATGGTTTTGCTCCAAAGAGAGGAATGGTTCTTCCTTTCACTCCTCTAGCCATGTCATTTAACAGCGTCAATTATTACGTAGACATGCCTGCT GAAATGAAGCAGCAAGGTGTTCCAGAGGACAGGCTTCAACTACTTCGGGAAGTAACAGGTGCATTTAGGCCTGGAGTCCTGACAGCACTAATGGGAGTCAGTGGTGCTGGAAAGACAACATTGATGGACGTTTTGGCAGGAAGAAAAACGGGAGGATATATCGAAGGTGATATTAGAATTTCAGGATTCCCCAAGAAGCAAGAAACCTTTGCTAGAATTTCTGGATATTGAGAACAGAATGATATCCATTCACCTCAAGTCACAGTTAGAGAATCCTTGATCTACTCAGCATTCCTCCGACTTCCCAAAGAAGTCAGCAAAGAGGAAAAGATG ATTTTTGTTGATGAAGTGATGGAGTTGGTAGAGCTAGACAATCTCAAGGATGCTATAGTTGGGCTTCCAGGACTGACGGGGTTGTCAACAGAACAGAGAAAGAGGTTGACAATTGCAGTGGAACTTGTTGCTAATCCTTCAATCATTTTCATGGACGAACCAACTTCCGGTCTAGATGCCAGAGCAGCAGCAATTGTTATGAGAACTGTAAGAAACACTGTGGATACTGGAAGAACTGTTGTCTGCACAATCCACCAGCCCAGCATCGACATCTTTGAAGCCTTCGATGAGTTGCTACTGATGAAGAGAGGAGGACAAGTGATATATTCAGGTCCATTGGGTCGCAATTCCCACAAGATCATCGAGTACTTTGAG GAAATCCCTGGGGTTCCTAAAATCAAAGACAAGTACAATCCAGCAACATGGATGCTAGAAGTGAGTTCAGTAGCAGCAGAGGTCCGGCTTGGAATTGACTTTGCAGAACACTACAAGTCATCATCCTTATATCA GAGAAACAAGGCTTTAGTGAAAGAGTTGAGCACACCACCAGCAGGAGCAAAAGACCTTTATTTTGCTTCCCAATATTCTCAATCTCCATGGGGGCAGTTCAAGTCATGCCTTTGGAAGCAGTGGTGGACTTACTGGAGAAGTCCTGACTATAACCTCGTTAGATACTTCTTCACCTTGGCTGCTGCCCTTATGGTTGGGACTATATTCTGGAAAGTTGGCACTAAAAA GGATACCACAACTGACCTGAGAATGATCATTGGGGCTATGTATGCTGCGGTCTTGTTTATCGGTATCAACAACTGCTCAACAGTACAGCCAGTAATAGCAGTTGAAAGATCCGTCTTTTATCGCGAAAGAGCAGCGGGGATGTACTCTGCACTACCTTATGCCCTTGCACAG GTTATTTGTGAAATACCTTATGTGCTGGTTCAAACTACATATTATACAGTAATTGTGTATGCTATGGTAGCCTTTGAATGGACAGCAGCCAAATTCTTCTGGTTCTTCTTTATCTCCTTCTTCTCCTTCCTCTACTTCACATACTATGGAATGATGACCGTCTCTGTCTCACCAAACCTCCAAGTAGCATCCATATTTGCAGCAACATTCTATGCACTCTTCAATCTCTTCTCAGGCTTCTTCATTCCTCGACCG AGAATTCCCAAGTGGTGGGTATGGTACTATTGGATTTGCCCAGTGGCATGGACAGTGTATGGACTAATTGTGTCACAATACAAGGATGCTGAAGACACCATTACAGTACCTGGATTATCTCCTAATCCTTCAATCAAGTCATACATTCAAGATTACTATGGGTATGATCCAGACTTCATGGGGCCAGTTGCTGCAGTATTGGTTGGATTCACAGTCTTCTTTGCATTTGTGTATGCCTACGCTATAAGGACATTGAACTTCCAGACAAGATAG